From a single Desulfonatronovibrio hydrogenovorans DSM 9292 genomic region:
- a CDS encoding TlyA family RNA methyltransferase, with amino-acid sequence MAEKVRADELLLAQGFAQSREQAKRLIMAGQAYIKQGADWMRIDKPGRPLPREVAIFVKESERFVSRGGYKLLTAIEKFSIQVKDKVCLDVGASTGGFTDCLLQFGAARVYALDVGYGQLHWKLRGHEQVVNLEKVNIRMARPDLLPEQVDLLVIDCSFISLTRVLPGALPFLKLGGEAVVLVKPQFEVGPGRTVKGIVKSHDLAMETVERVISGSVRDFDLEYKGMVPSMIKGPKGNQEYLVWFRKNKPRKADG; translated from the coding sequence ATGGCTGAAAAAGTCAGGGCAGACGAACTTCTCCTCGCCCAGGGTTTTGCCCAGTCCAGGGAACAGGCCAAGCGGCTGATCATGGCCGGCCAGGCCTATATCAAACAGGGTGCTGACTGGATGCGTATTGACAAGCCTGGTCGACCATTGCCCCGGGAAGTTGCCATTTTTGTCAAGGAGTCGGAACGTTTTGTCAGTCGGGGCGGGTACAAGCTGCTGACGGCCATAGAAAAATTTTCAATCCAGGTCAAAGATAAGGTCTGTCTGGATGTCGGGGCTTCAACAGGCGGGTTTACGGATTGCCTTCTTCAGTTTGGTGCAGCCAGGGTTTACGCCCTGGACGTGGGTTACGGACAGTTGCACTGGAAACTGCGCGGACATGAGCAGGTAGTCAACCTGGAAAAGGTGAATATCAGGATGGCCCGGCCTGACCTGTTGCCGGAGCAGGTGGACTTACTTGTGATTGATTGTTCTTTTATTTCTTTGACCCGGGTGCTTCCAGGTGCTCTGCCTTTTCTAAAGTTAGGAGGGGAGGCAGTGGTCCTGGTCAAGCCGCAGTTTGAAGTTGGTCCGGGCCGGACCGTCAAGGGAATTGTCAAGTCGCATGATCTGGCCATGGAAACAGTTGAAAGGGTGATCTCCGGATCGGTCCGTGATTTTGACCTGGAGTATAAAGGAATGGTTCCATCTATGATCAAGGGCCCCAAAGGCAATCAGGAGTATCTGGTCTGGTTTCGAAAAAATAAACCCAGGAAAGCGGACGGATGA
- a CDS encoding endonuclease III domain-containing protein: MKIETLLLNYFETLRSSLGPSNWWPGETPFEIAVGAILTQNTNWSNVEKAILNLKSQNLLDPETMFFLGEDELAQLIRSAGYFRVKARRLKNFLFFLNNECAFNFSYLQNMDIEELRAKLLEVKGIGPETADSILLYALNKPTFVVDAYTARIFNRHSLVHQDVDYHQLREMFMSNLPEDPELYNEFHALVVRTAKKWCKKKNPLCHECPLSPYLDQ; the protein is encoded by the coding sequence ATGAAGATTGAAACCCTGCTTCTAAACTATTTTGAGACCCTGCGCTCCAGCCTGGGACCCAGTAATTGGTGGCCAGGTGAAACCCCGTTCGAAATTGCTGTTGGAGCGATTCTGACCCAAAACACCAACTGGTCCAACGTGGAAAAAGCCATCCTGAACCTCAAGAGTCAAAACCTGCTTGATCCAGAGACCATGTTCTTCCTGGGTGAAGACGAACTGGCTCAACTCATCAGATCGGCAGGATATTTCAGGGTCAAGGCCAGGAGATTAAAAAATTTTCTATTCTTCCTGAATAATGAATGCGCTTTTAATTTTTCCTATCTTCAGAACATGGATATTGAGGAACTCAGGGCAAAGCTTCTTGAAGTCAAGGGAATAGGGCCGGAAACTGCTGACAGCATCCTCCTTTATGCACTGAATAAACCGACTTTTGTTGTGGATGCTTACACAGCAAGAATCTTCAACAGGCACAGTCTGGTTCATCAGGATGTGGATTATCATCAGCTCAGAGAAATGTTCATGTCAAATCTGCCGGAAGATCCTGAACTGTACAATGAATTTCACGCCCTTGTTGTCCGGACCGCCAAAAAATGGTGCAAAAAAAAGAATCCCCTGTGTCATGAATGTCCCTTAAGCCCATACCTTGACCAATAA
- a CDS encoding aspartate aminotransferase family protein has product MADNNYIKDSTSKFICPTYARYPLGVDRARGCFLYDFNGREYLDLLSGISVCNLGHSHPEVVSAIKKQADKLIHVSNLFYQREQVELAQALLETCAMDKVFFCNSGAEANEGAIKLLRRYMKNIKKQDRFELITMSGSFHGRTLATLTATGQDKIKQGFAPLPPGFKTVEFNQVDGLEKAITPNTAGIMLEIIQGEGGIRMVSELFLDEVIRVCNRHDLLLIVDEIQTGMGRTGQFWAHQHYGLKPDIMTSAKALAGGLPMGAVLARDEIAQAFDAGSHGTTFGGNPLACAAALKTLDIISRDGLVRHAAELGREALEIFSRLKAKHPKKINDVRGKGLMLGIELTFPGTGIWRALLEKGFVLNLTQDTVLRLLPPLIISKKQIQDFAKTLDQLLHDSQD; this is encoded by the coding sequence ATGGCAGACAATAATTATATTAAAGACAGCACCAGCAAGTTCATCTGTCCGACCTATGCCAGGTATCCCCTGGGAGTTGACAGGGCCAGAGGATGCTTCCTGTATGACTTCAACGGCAGGGAATACCTGGATCTTTTATCCGGAATTTCGGTCTGTAATCTGGGTCACAGCCACCCCGAAGTGGTTAGTGCCATAAAAAAACAGGCTGACAAGCTCATTCATGTCAGCAACCTCTTCTACCAGAGAGAACAGGTTGAATTGGCTCAAGCACTGCTTGAGACCTGCGCCATGGACAAAGTTTTTTTCTGTAATTCTGGAGCCGAAGCCAATGAGGGAGCCATCAAGCTCCTGCGCAGGTACATGAAAAACATCAAGAAACAGGACCGGTTCGAACTCATCACCATGTCCGGGTCTTTTCACGGACGGACTCTGGCCACCCTGACCGCCACTGGTCAGGACAAGATCAAGCAGGGCTTTGCTCCGCTTCCCCCAGGGTTCAAAACAGTTGAGTTCAACCAGGTTGACGGCCTGGAAAAAGCCATTACCCCGAATACGGCCGGAATCATGCTGGAAATCATCCAGGGTGAAGGGGGAATCAGAATGGTCTCTGAACTGTTCCTGGATGAAGTCATCAGGGTCTGCAACAGACATGACCTGCTGCTGATTGTGGATGAGATCCAGACTGGTATGGGCAGGACCGGACAATTCTGGGCCCACCAACACTACGGTTTAAAACCGGACATCATGACCTCAGCCAAGGCCCTGGCCGGAGGGCTGCCCATGGGAGCGGTACTGGCCAGGGATGAAATTGCCCAGGCCTTTGATGCGGGCAGCCACGGCACCACCTTTGGAGGTAATCCACTGGCCTGCGCTGCAGCCCTCAAGACCCTGGACATCATCAGCCGGGACGGGCTTGTCCGGCATGCTGCAGAACTTGGCCGGGAAGCTCTGGAGATATTCAGCAGGCTCAAGGCAAAGCACCCCAAAAAAATAAATGATGTCAGGGGAAAAGGTCTCATGCTTGGAATTGAGCTGACCTTTCCTGGGACCGGAATATGGCGGGCTCTACTGGAAAAGGGTTTTGTGCTCAATCTCACTCAGGACACTGTTTTGCGGCTGCTGCCACCCCTTATTATCTCCAAAAAACAGATCCAGGACTTTGCCAAAACACTTGACCAGCTCCTCCATGATTCGCAAGATTAG
- the glgP gene encoding alpha-glucan family phosphorylase, which yields MRPLKVYSVTPKLPDKLTPLWDLAYNFWFSWKHEISELFERIDYQLWRKCRQNPVKFLNLLSQEVIEDLAEDVFFLDRLNQTRESLEKYRTSTKTVFEFEGVKGEPVIAYFSAEYGISLSLPIYSGGLGVLAGDHLKSASDLNLPLVAIGLCYQKGYFRQYLTGDGWQQERYPVNDFEEMPLSLVRNEQGEPVSVEVELLDRTVRINIWKAVIGRISLYLLDTNLNENMPQDREITAQLYGGDWEMRLKQEIVLGVGGIRAMHALNLNPRVIHMNEGHSAFAGLERISIFMREHSMSFEAAMELVASSSVFTTHTPVPAGNDRFAPELMQKYFDSYAREIGLAFKVFMALGREDPRDDQELFCMTVLALRLSRFNNGVSQLHGKVARNMWKKVWPQYPVDDVPIAAITNGIHIPTWIAPDMAYLFDRYLGSDWREDPDCQRVWKQSQAIPDAELWRTRERLRERLVDFVRTRLKEQTLARGGRRYELQLADEVLDPGALTIGFARRFATYKRANLILTDVKRILEIMNNKKQPVQFIFAGKAHPKDVEGKKLIQEIVQFCRNEDCRHHFVFLEDYDMEIGGFMLQGCDVWLNNPRRPLEACGTSGMKAVANGVLNFSVLDGWWDEAYTPDNRYGWSIGEGEEYQDQEYQNLTESHYLYNVLEKDVIPTFYNRSTGNLPMEWIRKMKDGLRDLAPMFSSHRMVEDYSRTAYLPAYQNFVKLEKNGFEQAKNLASWRMDLMTKWSDVKIRNVRASTEDSLHSGEELVVTAEVFINGLSPQDILVEIYSGGVDMHGDFANRKTVQMEQADSTGDGWMAFQGRVVPDTTGRFGYTVRILPHHPLLLDPHCLGLIHWA from the coding sequence ATGCGTCCGTTAAAGGTGTACAGCGTCACTCCCAAATTGCCTGATAAGCTGACCCCGCTTTGGGATTTGGCCTACAACTTCTGGTTTTCCTGGAAGCATGAGATATCCGAGCTTTTCGAGCGTATAGATTACCAGTTGTGGCGAAAGTGCAGGCAGAATCCGGTCAAGTTCCTGAACCTGCTTTCTCAGGAGGTCATTGAGGATCTGGCTGAGGATGTTTTTTTTCTGGATCGACTCAACCAGACCAGAGAAAGCCTGGAAAAGTACAGGACTTCCACCAAGACCGTCTTTGAGTTTGAAGGCGTAAAAGGGGAACCTGTCATCGCATATTTCAGTGCTGAATACGGCATCAGCCTTTCTCTGCCCATATATTCCGGAGGACTGGGAGTTTTGGCTGGAGATCATCTGAAGTCAGCCAGTGATTTGAATCTTCCTCTGGTGGCCATAGGGCTCTGCTATCAAAAGGGTTATTTCCGGCAGTATCTTACCGGAGACGGCTGGCAGCAGGAAAGGTATCCGGTTAATGACTTTGAAGAGATGCCTTTGAGTCTGGTCAGGAATGAGCAGGGAGAGCCTGTTTCAGTTGAAGTGGAGCTGCTGGACCGCACTGTCCGGATAAATATCTGGAAGGCCGTGATAGGTCGCATCAGCCTCTATCTTCTGGATACCAACCTGAATGAAAACATGCCTCAGGACAGGGAGATCACAGCTCAGCTTTATGGCGGAGACTGGGAGATGCGCCTTAAGCAGGAAATCGTGCTGGGTGTGGGCGGGATCAGGGCAATGCATGCTCTGAACCTGAACCCAAGGGTGATCCATATGAATGAGGGACATTCAGCCTTTGCCGGCCTGGAAAGAATCAGCATCTTCATGCGGGAACACAGCATGTCCTTTGAGGCGGCCATGGAGCTGGTCGCATCCAGCAGTGTTTTCACCACCCACACTCCTGTTCCGGCTGGAAACGACCGCTTTGCCCCAGAACTGATGCAGAAATATTTTGACAGCTACGCCAGGGAGATAGGCCTTGCCTTCAAGGTTTTTATGGCCCTGGGAAGGGAAGATCCCAGGGATGACCAGGAGCTGTTCTGCATGACGGTTCTAGCCTTGCGGCTGTCCAGATTTAACAACGGGGTCAGCCAGCTGCATGGAAAAGTGGCCAGAAACATGTGGAAAAAGGTCTGGCCTCAGTATCCGGTTGATGACGTTCCCATTGCCGCCATAACCAACGGCATCCACATACCCACCTGGATCGCACCTGACATGGCTTACCTGTTTGATCGCTATCTGGGTTCGGACTGGAGGGAAGACCCGGACTGTCAGAGGGTCTGGAAGCAGTCCCAGGCCATACCTGATGCAGAGCTCTGGAGAACCCGCGAACGCCTGCGCGAACGGCTGGTGGATTTTGTCCGTACCAGGCTCAAGGAACAGACTCTGGCCAGGGGAGGCAGGCGGTACGAGCTTCAGCTGGCTGATGAGGTTTTAGACCCCGGGGCCTTGACCATTGGTTTTGCCAGGCGCTTCGCTACTTACAAGCGGGCCAATCTCATTCTTACTGATGTCAAGCGGATCCTGGAAATAATGAACAATAAAAAGCAGCCTGTTCAGTTTATCTTTGCTGGAAAGGCCCATCCCAAGGATGTTGAAGGAAAAAAACTTATCCAGGAGATTGTTCAGTTTTGTCGAAATGAGGATTGCAGGCATCATTTTGTTTTTCTTGAAGATTATGATATGGAAATCGGTGGCTTCATGCTCCAGGGTTGCGATGTCTGGCTGAATAATCCCAGACGCCCACTGGAAGCATGCGGAACCAGCGGAATGAAGGCCGTAGCCAATGGAGTCCTGAATTTCAGTGTCCTGGACGGCTGGTGGGATGAAGCCTATACCCCGGACAACCGTTACGGCTGGTCCATTGGAGAGGGAGAGGAGTATCAGGACCAGGAATATCAGAACCTGACTGAAAGCCACTATCTGTACAATGTTCTGGAAAAGGATGTTATCCCGACATTTTATAATCGCTCCACCGGGAATCTGCCCATGGAGTGGATCAGGAAGATGAAGGACGGACTCAGGGATCTGGCGCCCATGTTCAGTTCGCATCGCATGGTTGAAGACTATAGCAGGACAGCCTACCTCCCTGCCTACCAGAATTTTGTCAAGCTGGAGAAGAACGGCTTTGAACAGGCCAAGAACCTGGCATCCTGGAGAATGGATCTCATGACCAAGTGGAGTGATGTCAAAATCAGGAATGTCCGGGCCTCCACAGAAGACAGCCTCCATTCAGGTGAAGAACTGGTGGTTACAGCTGAAGTGTTTATTAACGGTCTATCTCCGCAGGACATTCTGGTGGAGATCTATTCTGGCGGAGTGGACATGCACGGGGACTTTGCCAACAGAAAGACCGTGCAGATGGAACAGGCAGACAGCACAGGAGACGGCTGGATGGCTTTTCAAGGGCGGGTTGTCCCTGACACAACAGGTAGATTCGGATATACTGTGAGGATTCTGCCTCATCATCCGCTGCTCCTTGATCCCCACTGCCTGGGGCTGATTCACTGGGCATAA
- a CDS encoding murein hydrolase activator EnvC family protein, whose amino-acid sequence MKSLLFFLLVLFWPVWSLAERPGSIQSEIEARQDQLERQQRAIDRLSQQEREAYSRLARAEDRLDKINNELEAQEGELREILSQEAQLAARYNDLVREKSETQKKLAEILEDIWPIFLESQGRGLGHIQQWTDLDRQMTWLRAFYLEAEEIYSLLQEQSGELASNLAGLQILKASYQDKLAQVNRTKDRMLGEKLSFLNELQEIRAQRLAGEEMIDQILDVIDSLNYQLRAVTEREFEGLKGHLSWPVHGDLVATYQPSSEPPHNGLSISVPENSPIRAISWGKVVHNDTLRGFGRVVIIFHGADYYTLYAYLSESNLQIGQEVEKDEVIGRAGYYPQINAHGIYFELRFRQKAINPVPWLAKS is encoded by the coding sequence ATGAAATCCCTGCTCTTCTTCCTGCTGGTCCTGTTTTGGCCGGTATGGAGCCTTGCCGAACGACCCGGCAGCATCCAGTCGGAAATTGAAGCCAGACAGGATCAGCTGGAAAGGCAGCAAAGGGCCATTGACAGGCTCTCCCAACAGGAAAGAGAGGCATATTCCAGGCTGGCCAGGGCTGAGGACCGACTGGATAAAATCAACAATGAACTGGAGGCCCAGGAAGGGGAACTGCGGGAAATACTTTCCCAGGAAGCTCAACTTGCAGCAAGATACAATGATCTTGTTCGGGAAAAATCTGAAACGCAAAAAAAACTGGCCGAAATACTTGAGGATATCTGGCCGATTTTTCTGGAAAGCCAGGGTCGCGGACTAGGTCATATTCAACAATGGACAGACCTTGACCGGCAAATGACCTGGCTCAGGGCGTTTTACCTAGAAGCTGAGGAGATTTACTCCCTGCTTCAGGAGCAGTCTGGCGAACTGGCCTCTAATCTGGCCGGCCTCCAGATACTCAAGGCCAGCTATCAGGATAAGCTTGCCCAGGTCAACAGGACCAAAGACCGGATGCTCGGAGAAAAGCTCAGCTTTCTGAATGAATTGCAGGAAATCAGGGCTCAGCGTCTTGCAGGCGAAGAGATGATCGACCAAATACTTGATGTAATAGATTCCCTCAATTACCAGTTAAGGGCTGTTACAGAAAGGGAATTTGAAGGTTTGAAAGGCCATCTGTCATGGCCGGTCCATGGAGACCTGGTCGCCACTTACCAGCCTTCCAGCGAACCTCCCCACAACGGGCTCAGCATATCTGTACCTGAAAACAGCCCCATCAGGGCAATCTCCTGGGGAAAAGTTGTTCACAACGATACCTTGCGCGGCTTCGGCAGAGTGGTTATTATCTTTCATGGTGCAGATTACTATACCCTGTACGCTTATCTGTCCGAGAGCAATCTGCAGATCGGCCAGGAGGTGGAAAAGGATGAAGTAATCGGCCGGGCCGGATACTATCCACAGATCAATGCGCACGGTATTTATTTTGAATTGCGTTTTAGGCAAAAAGCCATTAACCCTGTTCCCTGGCTGGCAAAATCATAA
- a CDS encoding 50S ribosomal protein L11 methyltransferase, with protein MYALVIRSEPDYLSCLEALLYEHIAWGWEENAPGRVTAHFSQEKQAIEFQELVLKACPKSKFELESVQDKDWSEDWKQFFTPIEIGNTFVILPDWLGQTPSELEKIVITPKMAFGTGHHPTTCLCLEKLSGLYSKGLIPLGANFLDLGTGSGILGIACSRLGFQGIGLDIDQCAIDNAEENIVLNNVQDRFQVWTGDITSLDKGRKFNLIFANILAPTLKELAFDILSLLDTAGYCLVLSGILDQQARDVADEYVRLGMDFPEITHHGEWSALVWCKLPHART; from the coding sequence ATGTACGCACTAGTCATCAGATCCGAACCGGACTACCTGTCCTGCCTGGAAGCACTGCTGTATGAGCACATTGCCTGGGGATGGGAAGAAAACGCGCCGGGCAGAGTCACTGCCCATTTCAGCCAGGAAAAACAGGCCATTGAATTCCAGGAGCTTGTGCTCAAGGCCTGTCCCAAGTCAAAGTTTGAGCTGGAGTCGGTGCAAGACAAAGATTGGAGTGAGGACTGGAAGCAGTTTTTTACCCCCATTGAAATCGGCAACACCTTTGTCATCCTGCCGGATTGGCTTGGACAGACACCGTCAGAACTGGAAAAGATCGTGATCACGCCCAAGATGGCTTTTGGAACAGGTCACCACCCTACCACCTGCCTCTGTCTTGAAAAACTATCCGGGCTTTACTCCAAAGGCCTAATCCCTTTGGGAGCTAACTTCCTTGACCTGGGAACAGGTTCGGGCATACTGGGAATAGCCTGCTCCAGGCTTGGATTTCAGGGAATCGGCCTGGACATTGACCAGTGCGCCATTGACAACGCTGAGGAAAACATTGTTCTGAATAATGTTCAGGATCGTTTCCAGGTCTGGACCGGAGACATAACTTCACTGGACAAGGGAAGAAAATTCAACCTGATTTTTGCCAACATCCTGGCACCCACCCTCAAGGAGCTGGCTTTTGACATCCTTTCTCTGCTGGACACAGCCGGTTATTGCCTGGTTCTTTCCGGAATCCTTGATCAGCAGGCCCGGGACGTGGCAGATGAGTATGTCAGGCTCGGGATGGACTTCCCTGAAATCACCCACCATGGAGAGTGGAGTGCCTTGGTCTGGTGTAAACTGCCCCATGCCCGAACATGA
- a CDS encoding shikimate kinase: protein MDRKIAKAFQSIYLTGYRASGKTTLARIISGRCGLNFMDTDQLIQDEAGMTIEEMVAERGWAWFRSMEEEVLAQTALVKHLVVATGGGAVLSEASRKILKDSFFLTVYLKTSPEQVLKRLAESPVSGQRPPLSDLSLEEEVKNNLAQREPLYLDCADLILDAGKPPELNAGKIIAAFQAQSRPAIRS, encoded by the coding sequence GTGGATAGAAAAATAGCAAAAGCCTTTCAGAGCATATATCTTACAGGGTACCGGGCCAGTGGAAAAACAACCCTGGCCAGGATAATATCTGGAAGATGCGGCCTGAATTTCATGGACACTGACCAGTTGATCCAGGATGAGGCAGGGATGACCATTGAAGAAATGGTTGCTGAAAGAGGATGGGCATGGTTCAGGAGTATGGAAGAGGAGGTGCTGGCCCAGACCGCCCTGGTTAAACATCTGGTGGTGGCCACTGGCGGTGGAGCTGTTCTCAGTGAGGCCAGCAGAAAGATCCTGAAAGATAGTTTTTTTTTGACGGTCTATTTGAAGACTTCACCTGAACAGGTTTTGAAAAGATTGGCAGAATCTCCTGTTTCCGGTCAAAGGCCCCCTTTGTCGGATTTATCCCTTGAAGAGGAAGTGAAAAATAATTTGGCTCAGAGGGAGCCGCTATACCTGGATTGTGCAGATTTGATCCTGGATGCCGGAAAGCCGCCTGAGTTGAATGCAGGCAAGATAATAGCCGCGTTCCAGGCCCAGTCCAGGCCTGCCATAAGATCCTGA
- a CDS encoding GNAT family N-acetyltransferase, with product MNNITIDDHVDCSLPDQIQDLLVSTGTFSREEIRVAKELIRECLEKGNKKSGYHFLLAKDTLNNLAGYTCFGPVPFTRSGFDLYWMAVRREFQGAGLGRKLYLATEQAVKKMNGNMIYVETSGRQEYHPARLFYQQMGFSLNCTLVDFYAPGDHKLIYSKQVLSALI from the coding sequence GTGAATAATATAACCATCGATGATCATGTGGACTGTTCACTTCCGGATCAAATCCAAGATCTCCTGGTCTCCACAGGAACTTTCAGCCGGGAAGAAATCAGGGTTGCCAAAGAGCTGATCCGGGAATGCCTTGAAAAGGGTAACAAAAAATCTGGTTATCACTTTCTTCTGGCCAAAGACACTCTGAATAACCTGGCCGGGTACACCTGCTTCGGTCCTGTTCCCTTTACCCGCTCAGGCTTTGATCTCTACTGGATGGCCGTTCGTCGGGAGTTTCAGGGGGCAGGCCTGGGCAGAAAGCTGTACCTGGCTACGGAACAGGCTGTAAAAAAGATGAACGGAAACATGATCTATGTTGAGACCTCAGGCAGGCAAGAGTACCATCCAGCCAGACTGTTCTACCAGCAGATGGGATTCAGTCTGAACTGCACTCTGGTGGACTTTTATGCCCCTGGGGATCACAAGCTGATCTACTCAAAACAGGTCTTGAGCGCATTAATCTAG
- the dut gene encoding dUTP diphosphatase: MNHTINVKFKFLRETEKQGNTLEYATEHSAGLDLRAFMESSEVNLEPGQRFPFPTGVCMEISTPGIAGFVYSRSGLGTRHGLVVSQGVGVIDPDYRGEIIVSLLNNSPVPGTVKRGERIAQLLFLPFFQARIIQTDELSATRRGSGGFGHTGTL, translated from the coding sequence ATGAACCACACCATCAATGTCAAATTCAAATTCCTCAGGGAAACGGAAAAACAAGGAAACACCCTTGAATACGCCACAGAACATTCTGCAGGCCTGGACCTGAGGGCATTCATGGAATCTTCTGAAGTCAACCTTGAACCAGGCCAGAGATTCCCTTTTCCCACAGGCGTGTGCATGGAAATATCAACCCCGGGTATTGCGGGTTTTGTCTATTCCAGAAGCGGCCTGGGAACCAGACATGGTCTGGTGGTAAGCCAGGGTGTAGGGGTCATTGATCCGGATTACCGGGGAGAAATCATTGTCTCTTTGCTCAACAATTCACCGGTCCCTGGAACAGTCAAAAGAGGTGAGCGAATTGCCCAGCTCCTTTTCCTGCCTTTTTTTCAGGCCAGAATCATCCAGACAGATGAACTTTCAGCAACCCGCAGGGGATCCGGCGGATTCGGACACACAGGGACACTTTAG
- a CDS encoding S41 family peptidase — translation MRLNHLIGILLILFLIMVSPWTGQAREDQYEGLKRFSQVLHLIEDNYVHEKSREDLLQGAIEGMLQKLDPHSSFVSLDELRMMQEDFSGEFGGIGIQIGMRDNQLVVIAPIEDTPAHKAGLQPGDMILEINSKSTQGMSLTDAVRLIRGPKGEPVELTILSADDQKPRKVEIVRDTIPVHSVRIQELEPGYVQLRITDFKGNTTEDLKSEILKYASQKDLKGIILDLRNNPGGLLDQAVSVSDLFLDEGLIVYTQGRDQRQRKDYNATRSAADVTTPMIVLINAGSASASEIVAGALQDRNRALVVGENTFGKGSVQSIIPLSDGAAIKLTIALYYTPAGRSIQAEGIAPDLRIPFQRKTSAQSDPEHPALRESGLQMHLRNPDLREKDDQDLTDEVKEILEQDNQLRLALEILRSMPRIKELSYKKY, via the coding sequence ATGCGATTAAACCACTTGATTGGAATACTTTTAATACTGTTTTTAATCATGGTCTCGCCGTGGACTGGCCAGGCCAGAGAAGACCAATATGAAGGGCTTAAAAGATTCAGCCAGGTCCTGCATCTCATTGAAGACAACTATGTCCATGAAAAAAGCCGGGAGGATCTGCTTCAAGGGGCCATAGAGGGAATGCTTCAAAAGCTTGACCCCCATTCATCCTTTGTATCCCTGGATGAACTCAGGATGATGCAGGAGGACTTTTCCGGTGAATTCGGAGGGATAGGCATTCAGATTGGAATGAGGGACAATCAACTGGTGGTTATAGCTCCCATTGAAGACACCCCAGCTCACAAGGCCGGCCTGCAGCCGGGCGACATGATTCTGGAGATAAACTCCAAATCCACCCAGGGAATGAGTCTAACCGACGCCGTAAGGCTCATCAGGGGCCCCAAAGGTGAGCCTGTGGAGCTGACCATCCTGTCTGCAGACGATCAGAAGCCCAGAAAGGTGGAGATCGTCAGAGACACCATTCCGGTTCATTCGGTCAGAATCCAAGAATTGGAGCCAGGATACGTCCAGCTCAGAATAACTGATTTCAAGGGAAACACCACTGAAGATCTCAAAAGCGAAATCCTTAAGTACGCATCCCAAAAAGACCTTAAAGGAATAATTCTGGATCTGCGCAACAACCCCGGGGGCCTTCTGGACCAGGCAGTTTCAGTTTCTGACCTGTTTCTGGATGAGGGGCTCATTGTATACACTCAGGGAAGAGACCAGAGACAACGCAAGGACTATAATGCCACCAGAAGCGCTGCTGACGTGACCACCCCCATGATCGTGCTTATCAATGCCGGATCAGCTTCTGCTTCAGAGATCGTTGCCGGAGCCCTCCAGGACCGCAACAGGGCCCTAGTGGTGGGAGAGAATACCTTTGGCAAGGGATCTGTCCAAAGTATTATTCCCCTTTCTGATGGCGCTGCCATAAAATTGACCATTGCTCTGTACTATACTCCAGCAGGACGCTCCATTCAGGCCGAGGGGATTGCCCCTGACCTCAGGATCCCGTTTCAGAGAAAGACCTCTGCCCAGAGTGACCCTGAACACCCGGCCCTTAGAGAGTCCGGACTGCAGATGCATCTGAGAAATCCGGATCTTCGAGAAAAAGATGACCAGGACTTGACCGATGAGGTCAAGGAAATCCTTGAACAGGACAATCAATTACGTCTTGCCCTTGAAATATTGAGATCCATGCCCAGGATAAAAGAGCTTAGCTATAAAAAATACTAA
- a CDS encoding TrmH family RNA methyltransferase encodes MTSKIRTSQRVERVRKVLGQRQKDLTLVINNIHDPHNVSAILRSCDAFGVAAVHLLYTRNTFPVLGKKSSASAKKWVERVNHPCVPSLVESLSSQGMNLIRTGFSKTAIAVHEWDFTRPTAVVLGNEHSGVEKDLQKVVDQEIYIPMLGMVQSLNVSVAAAIILYEAYRQRNRVGFNSGSYFSQEELEDLFQKWIEK; translated from the coding sequence ATGACCAGTAAGATCAGAACTAGTCAGAGGGTTGAGCGGGTCAGGAAGGTCCTTGGCCAGAGGCAGAAGGACCTGACCCTGGTCATCAATAACATTCATGATCCCCACAATGTTTCTGCTATTCTCAGAAGCTGCGATGCCTTTGGGGTTGCAGCAGTCCATCTTTTGTACACCAGAAATACTTTTCCGGTCCTGGGCAAAAAGTCTTCAGCCTCGGCCAAGAAGTGGGTGGAACGAGTCAACCATCCCTGCGTGCCGAGCCTGGTGGAATCACTTTCTTCCCAGGGGATGAATCTGATCCGGACTGGTTTCAGCAAAACAGCCATTGCTGTCCATGAATGGGATTTTACCCGGCCTACTGCAGTGGTTTTGGGAAATGAACACAGCGGGGTGGAAAAAGATCTTCAAAAGGTGGTGGATCAGGAAATCTATATCCCCATGCTGGGAATGGTTCAGAGTCTAAATGTGTCAGTGGCTGCAGCAATTATTCTTTATGAGGCATACCGGCAGAGAAACCGGGTCGGATTTAATTCCGGGTCATATTTTTCTCAGGAAGAACTGGAAGACTTATTTCAAAAGTGGATAGAAAAATAG